The following proteins are co-located in the Hevea brasiliensis isolate MT/VB/25A 57/8 chromosome 11, ASM3005281v1, whole genome shotgun sequence genome:
- the LOC110658537 gene encoding uncharacterized protein LOC110658537 yields the protein MCSSKAKVTIGVEITPAVAKINGRPVLQPTCNRVPTPERRNSLKKILPKPPPTPPPPPPPPPSTFPSIAPISPKSKSPRPTAIKRGIDPNCLNSSSEKVVIPRNTPKAPGLERKKSKSFKESSVGIGILSSSSSAEASLSYSSLLIVEAPGSIAAVRREQMALQHAQRKMRIAHYGRSKSAKFESNVVPIDSSTTKPDEEEKRCSFITPNSDPIYVAYHDQEWGVPVHDDKLLFELLVLSSAQVGSDWTSILKKRQDFRDAFSGFDAETVSNISEKQMTSISIEYGIDISRVRGVVDNSNRILEIRKEFGSFEKYIWAFVNNKPIPTQYKFGHKIPVKTSKSESISKDMVRRGFRFAGPTVVHSFMQAAGLTNDHLITCHRHVIGCAAAHRLSQTQPMENQS from the exons ATGTGCAGCTCTAAGGCTAAGGTGACCATCGGTGTAGAGATAACTCCGGCAGTGGCCAAGATCAATGGCCGGCCGGTCCTTCAACCTACATGTAATCGTGTTCCTACCCCTGAAAGGCGTAATTCCCTTAAGAAAATCTTACCTAAGCCTCCACCTACTCCTCctcctccaccaccaccaccaccgtcAACTTTTCCTAGTATTGCTCCTATATCTCCAAAGTCTAAATCACCGAGACCAACAGCTATCAAGAGAGGAATTGATCCTAACTGCTTGAATTCAAGTTCTGAGAAGGTTGTGATTCCAAGAAACACCCCAAAAGCTCCAGGCTTAGAGAGGAAGAAATCTAAAAGTTTTAAAGAAAGCAGTGTTGGGATTGGAatactttcttcttcttcatctgcaGAAGCATCATTAAGTTATTCTTCTTTGTTAATCGTTGAGGCACCAGGAAGTATTGCTGCGGTGAGAAGAGAACAAATGGCTCTTCAACATGCACAAAGAAAGATGAGAATTGCTCATTATGGAAGATCAAAGTCTGCCAAGTTTGAATCCAACGTTGTTCCTATAGATTCTTCAACCACTAAGCCTGATGAAGAGGAGAAGAGATGCAGTTTTATCACACCAAATTCTG ATCCCATCTATGTTGCTTACCATGATCAAGAATGGGGAGTTCCTGTCCATGATGATAA GTTGTTGTTTGAATTGCTAGTCCTGAGTAGTGCTCAGGTGGGTTCAGATTGGACTTCAATCTTGAAGAAACGTCAAGACTTCCG AGATGCGTTTTCAGGGTTTGATGCAGAAACTGTGTCCAATATTTCTGAAAAACAAATGACGTCAATCAGTATAGAATATGGAATTGATATAAGCAGGGTTCGAGGAGTTGTTGACAACTCTAACAGAATTCTTGag ATAAGAAAGGAGTTTGGATCCTTTGAGAAATACATATGGGCATTTGTGAACAACAAGCCAATCCCAACCCAGTACAAATTTGGACACAAGATTCCAGTCAAGACTTCAAAATCAGAGAGTATTAGCAAAGACATGGTGAGAAGGGGGTTTAGGTTCGCGGGTCCAACCGTGGTTCACTCATTCATGCAAGCAGCTGGCTTGACCAATGACCACTTAATTACTTGCCACAGGCACGTTATTGGATGCGCTGCAGCCCACCGGCTCAGCCAAACACAACCTATGGAAAATCAGAGCTGA